The Erythrobacter sp. Alg231-14 genome has a segment encoding these proteins:
- a CDS encoding NADH-quinone oxidoreductase subunit NuoE, whose amino-acid sequence MADRTPAPDTPELRARWGDFAWTKENKAKADYHIAKYPDGRQKSAVMALLDLGQRQVGAETDTQGWLPLPVIEYIAKYLDMPVIRVLEVATFYFMYNMKPVGKFHVQVCGTTPCMLRGSDDIISACKKRGMAKGEVSEDGLWTLTEVECMGNCATAPMVQINDDNYEDLTADRLDAVLDALAAGETPKAGTQEPGRHTSEPKDGVTSLKAMVDANHDYRGEY is encoded by the coding sequence ATGGCTGACCGTACACCTGCACCCGATACGCCTGAACTCCGCGCGCGCTGGGGTGACTTCGCTTGGACGAAGGAAAACAAGGCTAAGGCGGATTATCACATCGCCAAGTACCCGGACGGGCGCCAGAAATCGGCAGTGATGGCGCTGCTCGATCTGGGTCAGCGTCAGGTTGGTGCAGAGACAGACACACAAGGCTGGCTGCCGCTGCCGGTGATCGAATATATTGCGAAATATCTCGATATGCCGGTCATCCGCGTGCTCGAAGTCGCGACCTTTTATTTCATGTACAACATGAAGCCGGTCGGAAAATTCCACGTGCAGGTATGCGGCACGACGCCGTGCATGCTGCGCGGTTCGGACGACATCATCAGCGCGTGTAAGAAACGCGGCATGGCCAAGGGCGAAGTTTCGGAAGACGGCCTTTGGACCCTTACTGAGGTTGAGTGCATGGGTAATTGCGCTACCGCGCCGATGGTTCAGATCAACGATGACAATTACGAAGATTTGACCGCAGACCGCCTTGATGCGGTTTTGGATGCGTTGGCCGCCGGTGAAACGCCAAAGGCGGGAACGCAGGAACCGGGTCGCCACACATCCGAACCAAAGGACGGCGTAACGTCGCTTAAAGCGATGGTTGATGCGAACCACGATTATCGGGGTGAGTATTGA
- the nuoF gene encoding NADH-quinone oxidoreductase subunit NuoF has product MLADKDRIFTNVYGFQDWGLKAAQKRGDWDGTKALIERGNDAIIDEMKASGLRGRGGAGFPTGLKWSFMPKSSADGRPSFLVINADESEPGSCKDREILRHDPHKLIEGALVAGFAMRARAAYIYVRGEYIREAETLQAAIDEAYEAGLIGKNASGSGYDFDVFMHRGAGAYICGEETAMIESLEGKKGQPRLKPPFPAGAGLYGCPTTVNNVESIAVVPTILRRGASWFSSFGREGNAGTKLFQISGHVENPCVVEEAMSIPFEELIEKHCGGIRGGWDNLLAVIPGGSSVPLVPADQIRHAPMDFDGLKELGSGLGTAAVIVMDKSTDIVRAISRLSYFYKHESCGQCTPCREGTGWMWRMMERLRTGDAAIEEIDMLQEVTKQVEGHTICALGDAAAWPVQGLIRHFRPELERRIHEHNAQFAEAAE; this is encoded by the coding sequence ATGCTGGCTGATAAGGACCGCATCTTCACCAACGTCTATGGCTTCCAAGATTGGGGTCTAAAGGCGGCGCAAAAGCGCGGCGATTGGGATGGCACGAAAGCGTTGATTGAACGCGGCAACGACGCGATCATCGATGAGATGAAGGCATCGGGTCTGCGCGGGCGGGGCGGGGCAGGTTTCCCTACTGGTCTCAAATGGTCGTTCATGCCCAAATCATCGGCAGATGGCCGGCCCAGTTTTCTGGTCATCAACGCCGATGAATCCGAACCGGGCAGTTGTAAGGATCGCGAGATCCTGCGTCATGATCCACACAAATTGATCGAAGGCGCTTTGGTCGCAGGCTTCGCCATGCGTGCACGAGCGGCGTATATCTATGTTCGCGGTGAATATATCCGCGAAGCTGAAACGCTCCAGGCGGCCATCGACGAAGCCTATGAGGCTGGCCTGATCGGAAAGAATGCTAGCGGGTCCGGCTACGATTTTGACGTGTTCATGCACCGGGGTGCTGGCGCGTATATTTGCGGTGAAGAAACCGCGATGATCGAAAGCCTCGAGGGCAAAAAAGGTCAGCCGCGTTTGAAGCCGCCATTCCCGGCGGGCGCGGGCCTTTATGGGTGTCCCACCACGGTCAACAATGTTGAAAGCATCGCGGTGGTTCCAACGATCCTGCGACGCGGCGCGTCTTGGTTCAGCAGCTTTGGCCGCGAAGGCAATGCGGGGACTAAGCTATTCCAAATCAGCGGCCACGTTGAAAACCCATGCGTCGTCGAAGAAGCGATGAGCATTCCGTTTGAGGAGCTGATCGAAAAGCATTGCGGCGGCATTCGTGGCGGATGGGACAATCTGCTTGCGGTGATCCCGGGCGGTTCATCTGTTCCGTTGGTTCCTGCCGATCAAATTCGCCATGCCCCAATGGACTTTGACGGTTTGAAAGAACTCGGCTCTGGTCTTGGCACGGCGGCGGTCATTGTGATGGACAAATCCACCGATATCGTGCGCGCGATCAGCCGATTAAGCTATTTCTACAAGCACGAATCTTGCGGCCAGTGCACGCCGTGCCGCGAAGGCACCGGTTGGATGTGGCGCATGATGGAGCGGCTTCGCACAGGCGATGCGGCCATCGAAGAAATTGACATGCTGCAAGAGGTGACGAAGCAGGTCGAGGGGCACACAATCTGCGCGTTGGGCGATGCGGCGGCGTGGCCCGTGCAAGGCCTGATCCGTCACTTCCGGC